Proteins encoded by one window of Sphaerodactylus townsendi isolate TG3544 linkage group LG04, MPM_Stown_v2.3, whole genome shotgun sequence:
- the LOC125431936 gene encoding zinc finger and SCAN domain-containing protein 2-like isoform X5 produces MLENYGSVASLEGPATEHGQEMIGGNKGFSVEKDKDDVSEGNVEDRDQPPRQGGSHADRTADKPVLSHGGCSCESPVQEVRSTKTRTNECLRANQRICSRENTNENLASGKTFSQNSALSSHQTQSAGDAQWNEGDGAVLNEVQNEDLEGMFWNRGGPNKQKRSHMTENRVKPISCQGHDFHELIQTAEGAKTCFECGMTFTNQSQYEIHLQMHIGKKTHQWLDVGKNCVRGTDLHSRQKTYEREKSYSCTGSGKSFSHKPDLSENYCGTHSRENPLLCIESRKAFSGIRKGNVHLPKHRIKRAHKCFWCRAFFSCRSKLLVHKRTHTNERPFECSECGKRFNQACSFSTASKKSH; encoded by the exons atgctggagaattATGGGAGCGTGGCTTCTCTGGAAGGACCCGCCACAG AACATGGACAGGAGATGATTGGGGGAAACAAAGGGTTTTCTGTGGAAAAAGACAAGGATGATGTTTCAGAAGGAAATGTTGAGGACAGAGACCAACCACCAAGGCAGGGTGGAAGCCATGCAGACAGGACAGCAGATAAGCCCGTTCTGTCCCATGGAGGATGCTCCTGTGAAAGTCCAGTCCAAGAAGTAAGATCAACCAAAACAAGAACAAATGAATGTCTTCGTGCTAACCAGAGAATCTGCTCCAGGGAAAACACAAATGAAAATCTGGCCTCTGGAAAGACCTTCAGTCAGAACTCAGCCCTTTCATCTCATCAAACTCAGTCAG CAGGGGATGCACAGTGGAATGAGGGTGATGGGGCAGTGCTAAATGAAGTCCAAAATGAAGATTTGGAAGGAATGTTCTGGAATCGAGGTGGCCCTAATAAGCAGAAAAGAAGTCACATGACTGAAAACAGGGTTAAACCAATTTCATGCCAAGGGCATGATTTCCATGAACTAATCCAAACAGCAGAGGGAGCAAAGACGTGCTTTGAATGTGGGATGACCTTTACAAATCAAAGCCAATATGAGATCCATCTGCAAATGCACATTGGAAAGAAGACCCATCAATGGTTGGATGTTGGAAAGAATTGTGTTCGTGGAACAGATCTACATAGCCGTCAAAAAACATATGAAAGAGAGAAATCTTATAGCTGTACAGGAAGTGGCAAGAGCTTCTCACACAAACCAGACCTTTCTGAAAACTATTGTGGGACTCATTCAAGAGAAAATCCATTACTCTGCATAGAGAGTAGAAAGGCCTTCTCTGGTATAAGAAAGGGTAATGTACATCTTCCGAAGCACCGTATAAAAAGGGCACATAAATGTTTTTGGTGCAGAGCgttcttcagctgcagatcaaagCTCCTGGTGCACAAA